TGTGAAGGGAAATTGTATGGAAAGAAAGACATCGAGCCAGAAAAAAGAAACTGTTCAATCTTCCGTCAAACGGCGCATTCCCTTTCTTTGTGGAAGGCCCAGGCGCGAAACCGCCATCGACCATGATGACAGCTTGAACCTCGAGATTGCGCTTCACACCTGCAAAACAGTTGATGAGCTGCTGAAGCAGTTGTAACGTTTCCCGGGCCGCGGGCGTCCCGTCCGCTTTCCATTGTAAAATTTGATTTTATCCGAGGACGCCGCGCAGCGTTTCAAGCACCAGTTTTTCCGGCACACCACGGTACAGCGCCGACACACCCGGTTTCCGCGGCAGAACGAACACCAGCTTGCCGCCGGACATCTTCTTGTCTGTAAACATGGCGCGGTAAAGGCCCCCGGCATCGGGGGTGGAGGGAAGCCTTATCGTAGGAAGTTTGGACAGCAGGGAGCTGTAAGGACCGCGCGATGGTGCCGGGATTGATCCGAAACGCATTCCCAGATCGCAAGCACACCGCATGCCGGCAAATACGGCCTCGCCGTGCAAGACCGTTCTGAAATGATAGAACCGCTCGATCGCATGGGCGAACGTATGCCCGAAATTGAGGAGCGCACGCCGGCCGCTCACCTCTTTTTCGTCGCTTTCAACAACGGCGGCTTTTATTTCCAGCGAGCGTTTGATGCCCGAAAACAGCGCCTGCGTATCACCCGCAATCATTTTCTCATGGTTGTTAAGCACGAAAGCGAACATTTCCCTGCCGCCGATGAATGCGTATTTGAAAAGCTCTGCGTAGCCCGCCAGAAATTCCCTGCACGGCAGCGTTGTGAGAAACGCGGTGTCGAGCCACACCAGCGACGGCTGGTGGAACGCGCCGATCAGGTTTTTTCCGAGCGCATGGTCCACCGCCGTTTTTCCGCCCACGCTTGAGTCCACCATGGCAAGGAGCGTTGTCGGGACCTGCACATACGCCACGCCGCGCAAAAACGATGCCGCCGCAAACCCGGCCACATCTCCCACCACGCCGCCGCCCAGGGCGATCACCACCGATTTTCTGTCGAGCCGTGATTTCAACAGGAAATCGAGAACGGACTGCCATGTTGCAACGGTTTTATATTTTTCTCCATCAGGAATGGCAAGGG
This genomic interval from Chitinivibrionales bacterium contains the following:
- the aroB gene encoding 3-dehydroquinate synthase, coding for MEITVHLGPRSYPIVLDHGAFNDFPARVKKLFPDSRFALVTNVTLARLYRPVISSWKKKLSCEALAIPDGEKYKTVATWQSVLDFLLKSRLDRKSVVIALGGGVVGDVAGFAAASFLRGVAYVQVPTTLLAMVDSSVGGKTAVDHALGKNLIGAFHQPSLVWLDTAFLTTLPCREFLAGYAELFKYAFIGGREMFAFVLNNHEKMIAGDTQALFSGIKRSLEIKAAVVESDEKEVSGRRALLNFGHTFAHAIERFYHFRTVLHGEAVFAGMRCACDLGMRFGSIPAPSRGPYSSLLSKLPTIRLPSTPDAGGLYRAMFTDKKMSGGKLVFVLPRKPGVSALYRGVPEKLVLETLRGVLG